One Zingiber officinale cultivar Zhangliang chromosome 10B, Zo_v1.1, whole genome shotgun sequence genomic window, gttgatgtttgacactcgtgagagagttctattcttgatatgggacaagaatagatgtttgggagattattggtgcaaccgtaagtcaaggttgacttggttgacctgattcgcgaaaagtccaagtatggagacttggcactggaaaagtccaagtacggagacttggcacggggaaaagtccaagcaggagcttggcgcgcggaaagtccaagtatggaggcttggcacggggaaaagtcctggtgagtgaagccaggcagtcgggaaatcctggtgagtgaatccaggtgaaaatcctagtgagtgaaactaggtgaaggtgaaagtcctggtgagtgaagccaggcattcgggaaaatcctggtgagtgaagccaggtgaaaatcctagtgagtgaagctaggtgaatgagaaagtcctaactgggatgttaggcagttggaaagtcctggtgagtgaagccaggcagttgtggaaatcctggtgagtgaagccaggtgaaaaccctagtgagtgaagctaggtgaaagtcctggtgagtgaagccgggcaagggaaaatccagatggatcaagggtgatcggacatctggtgatgggaagtccaagtaggtcataggagtgaccggatacttggtacggagagaaaagtctaagtgggtaaaagggattgaccggacacttagcggggagtcctagcaggtcaagggagtgaccggatgctaggcgcaatgtaccaacaggtcaagattgaccggatgttggtttggacttggtttgggcgaaaaccatgagctggatcgatctggtgatcgatccagtgataccgagaatattctgatcggtctggtgaccgatcgaacACATCAGTAGCATCTCAGTGTTaaccgatcgatcggtgaccgatcggagaTGATCAAGACGAACAGAGCAAGGCGCgagggctgatcggtccgggaccgtcggcctgatcggtccccgatcggaggttctgatcggtccatggaccgatcggggacaacagaagcgaaggaggagggaatggatcggtctggaccgatccacatgagctgatcggtccacgccgatcaagcactagccgttgcgacgcaacggctagatttcttctgtgtcttcttcgcagttataaaaggagggctgctgcagcctcatttttcttcttccttcttcctgttcttggtgccGCTAAGCTTGccgttgagctttgttgagctgctttgaagcttcgcgtgagcttcatgcTGGGTCACCTGTCGAAGAGAAGgcatcgaagagaaggcaagaaagtttacatttgtattgtactttatttcttgttttccttgtactcttttcttgctgttgcaagaagtttctgtggcgaggtttctccacccagaaggagtgtttttattagccggttttccggggactcatccaccgacggattgattgggttcgtccaccttacggacacgccgaggagtaggagtttcatctccgaacctcgttacatccttgcgtagaggtttgatttcttctcctgttttctttctgcatttagtttccgctgcgctaaccctagtttgtagaaagaaacgcgagcaattggggtcggctattcacaccccccctctctagccgtacgaagagatcctaacaggtaggtcatatgctcgagtgaggcgcatggcgtcttcctcgtcgaaccgactttccatgttcgagtaccaaagacccggagcaccgtcggttgactgcgaggtactggtctTGATCGAAGggccagaatgcgggatagaagaggatggttcaagcaatggaagaaaaccggctgaaaaggatgattaacagaaagaagaatgcgTCTGAAGCGAGAAAAAGGCTCTTACAGGCGAGGAAGATGACCGGAAGAAGCCGTGTGATCGTCGGAAAGTCTGAGAACAAAGTCGCCGGCGAGAGGGGGAATGACGGGAGTctggaaacgaagaagacgaaatgcggcggaaacgaagtcaagggtcttatatcgccgcccggaaacgatctccaccgtccgatccaggtcgtcgatatcgaggttgtcatcggatcgtccgtttcaaacggcggctgtcccatcggaagtgacgcaaccgccatactctgacaaatgcacggtcgccacgtgtcagccggttactagccgcatttaatgagctccccttaccgtgcgcagagcacgtgatgggtagtgtgggagaacaacggacatcgattcccagaaaatacaaggcatggacaaagtatcgccggacagacagatatcgccgcacagatgagcatctttatgcctggccgatcattgttcgacagatcggcagtccgatcggtcggactttgcctccttcgactagactcgagaggaaggcaagtgatccggcggtaaaattccggaaccccataagaaggagtcaacgctgagaggaggtcaaagggcccagtggctcgccggaaaagggcgagccgaccggactcagaagaaagtaaaaggcaccttggtagggaccaggggtccgacgctcaaataaagcagtgcgtaatgaccgagcggaaggaggtgccgcccggacggcgcaaagaatcaaggccgtccgggcgacgttcatcgcccgcccggcgggccaggcaccccagtcagacggtgggtaaaagacggggacatcttctgacagccgtcaagtcgtatgactGTGCCATACTtttagtctgacaacgggtggtcctgccgtcccatcaaagaacatgctcggactgtggcagcatggtgtcaggtaagctctctgacaagtgcataccgtggtatgggttgctgacacgtacgcacctcggtgggcgtgcatcagttccttctccgtcctatataaagaggctattacttcgccaaaagtacgcataatacaaattgggcagccactttctccaccacttacctgacttgagcgtcggaggaccgtcgccgggacacccctcccggctcggttttgttgcaggttcgccggagcactcgaggatccagcagagagcgccacgtgcccagcgtccgctgactcttggttcggacaggatcaacatgTTAGAAGCAAAGATTTCTAATCAACCAAATTAGAATCCTCTTTCAAATTGCACATCAATTAGTAATGCATAAATTTCTATTCCTTCTCATTCAAGTCTATCTTTATGGGTAAGGTTTGTTTAATTTCTTTTTGATTATATATTCCACACATCTTCAAACTTTTATTCTTTTTTTGTACTTTTATATAGATTGGATGTTCTGTCTTGATACAAAATTTATTTGATTCAATAAAAATTATGGCAAAAGGAGTGCTTCATAGCATAAATTTTTCAAATACTATAGTAGGGAAACAGATATTATAATCAAATTGGTGTGAAATACAAGTATAAGTTGTCTTAAAACTAGAAGAGAGTTTAATTAGACCTTATAATTTTTTACAAAGGTTTGAGAATACACTTAGAGGAATAATCGTTTGgtcttatcattttaatctttcattaaaatattattaatttattgtaTATATTgtgttattataattttaaacaaatataAAATGTATTTACAATTAGCAGTAAGCGAAAACTACTATAAGTGTATATGGATTGATATGTTATATTTTTCTCATTTGTTATAATATCCGACCTTTTGAATTATTGTTATTaccttttaatttttgtttttttatttcacttatgCATTATACATGGAGGTAATATGTACTTGGATTTTGCTTATAATATGATAGTTAAAGATGATCCaactaattgagtttttattttacaagactttgttagttttaaaatttaatattttgagtgtagtgtATAGTTAATTTTGGATGTAGATGACTTATCATTAGTATTGCATTTGTAAATTTAATTCAAATGATTGTtagattaataaaatttttctattagtattttaaattatatcttataaatttttatattctaaaTGGCCCATGTATTACGATGAGGTATAAATTTTGAATTCATGTTATATATTCCAAACACATATAAGTGATATTTTTTAGTGTCTTTATAAATGATtataaatgacatttattaatgtCTTTACAGATTATTTAAGGTGTCATTTTAAAATGATCTTATACATTATCAATACTGTAATTTTTACACTCAAAATAAATGAGTTTATGTGACGTTTAAATTTatctttattataataataacaaaaaatatataaatattcttaaaatataatttttttgatatttttatatcCCTATATTATTAGGAGGATCTAACACAGACATCATTTTACACaacgttatatatatataacaattgtCTTGTAATTGAATAATTATACAGAAATGGGAAAAAATTATATTGAAGAATCGGTTTGATTAACatgatttcatttttcttctttgATCTCTCTGTGTCTGCTGCTAGTCCTCCAGCGGCCGGAGTTGTTGCTGCATGCTGGAGTCCGGCGGCGGCAGGTCGGAGCAGTACTCCAGGTTGACCCCGAAGAGCCTGAGCCTCTTGGGCGCCGCCTTGGGTGTAGGCATCACGGCGCCAATGACCACTGGGACCGAGTCCAGCACGGtgacgtcgtcgtcgtcgtcgtcgtcagaAGCTGTTTGTTTGACGGATCCGATGATGGGTTGCAGGGGAAGCACCGGCAGTGTTCGGCCGTAGCGTACGAGGTGGTCAGCGGCGGTGTGTCCTCCCCAGGGTGCGACTCCGGGAGGCGGAAGGCGGTGGTGCAGGTCGATGAAGAGGCGGCTGCCTGCGGTGGCGCGGAGGAAGGAGACGGTGTCCTCGGCGTGGAGGTTCTTATCTTTGACGAAGCGGCTCCACCCCTTGGTCATCACGTAGCTCTGGCTGCTGTGCCAGTAGGAGTAGCGGAAGCTCCACCGCTCGCCGCCGGCGTCCTCGAAGCAGAGCACCACCCCCTTGTCGGCCATCTCCGGCTCCAACGGGAAGAACCTCTCCGCGCACTGCTTCGGGATCACCAGCCTGTTCAGCTTCCCGACGTCACTCGGCGTCACCACCTTGTCAAACATGTGCTCCGGCGGCCAGTTGTCGCCGCCGCCGCCTGCCGCCATCCACAGAGAGGCCaacaaggaaggagaagaggaggaaggtgCCGGTTGTATCACCATTCGTTTGGACCTTTAAATTGGAGAGAAAGGAAAATATTAAATCAAAAGTTTTCCACCCAAAAACGAAAGGAAatatgagaaagaaaaaaaaatatttttcgtatcaatatatcctcaaaattttgatacaaaatatatccaaataaaaaaatgatttccttttttttctttcttcgaCTTCCAAATAAAAACCACATCATTTCTCTTCACTTCCTTTTTCTCtccttcctttcttttccttttccttttcttttcttttctcttccaacTTCCAAACTAAGCCTAAATGCCTCCATTAGATGCCTATCAACTCAATTGATTACTTGTTGATGCTTAATTTCTTCAAGATCTTTGAGATCTAAAAGCTACagaaaggaggagaagagaagatcaAAATATTGATGGAGTTAGATGGAATCATGCATAGAGTAGAAGGGGACCATGCCAATTGAGGCCACATTCTTATCATCTTATTCTAAAGCCCAATGGAAGTTTATCCATCGGTAATTAGGGTAAATTAGAAAAAAACATGCAAAGGagtcttgatgaacggcccactATCATAAGTGGTTTGAATACCATGCACGTATTATATGTCATCTTGTGAAAGATTCAAATGCACGTTACATGGGAGTTCATCCTACATGCCCCGAGGGGCTACACATCCTCATGCATGTTTCAATCAACTCAAAggttatatcatatataaaaaaggtagatccattatCTTATCGACCTCCATAGTGTCTGTCCTAcggatatgaagggaggtaaatgtAGGTACGTAGGTCATAGGCACATGGTGGGATAAACTCCAGGTCgttagttcctgagaatcgacccctgaccattacgctagAGATGTCATGCGCTCACCGTTTGCGCTACGCCCGAGGGTAAGGTTATATCATATAAGCTTTGACTTCatgtgtttgtttgtttatgtgtGTTAGGTAGATCAACTACATTTCGTAGAGAAATGACACAGTGTGAGTTAAGATTGAAGTCCTAATTGATTTGGATAATTTATCGTGTGTATGTCATTTATAATGCTACTACGAATAATTGATAAAGCTTTCAGGGCTATGGTACAGTGAAAGGGTATCAAGTTATCACTCAAGTCTCTGTAATCGATCCCTAGTGTGAACTCTTCCCGATTTACTCTAGCAGCCGATGGGAAACTTCTGTGGGGACAGGTCGGTTGCCCCAAGTTTAGTGTTATCTGGTTCATCATTCTGCCCCCCGGGCTATGATGCAGTGAAAGAGCGACAAGTTGTCACCCAGACACACATGGTTCGATTCTCAGCTAAGACTCATTTTGTATGGATTTTTCTTTTAAATGGGGCGTGCAATCACGAGATGCTGGGCTGCTCACCGCGAGCGCTTCCTAGTTTATCCTAGTGGCCAGTGGAAAACTTTCGTGGGGCCATATCGgtcatcatggttacttagttCATCATGAATAATTGATAAAGGTTTCGTATAAATTGATTTTAGGTTAGGGAATACAACAACTAATGACTTAAGGGATCCACAAGATATTTaccttttttcttttcatcattgaaaatcttcttaacatcctttttgtcaaacttccttgaatgtctcatcattcttcgaacaaagTTCGCCATTTCACTAGAAGATAACTCTTCATCACTATCTCTATCACTATCTTGCtcagattctgaagatgactccttcttctcctttttcttttccttgtgcttcttttttgCTCTTCTCACCTGCAACCAAGActatacctttctctttgtggcttgtgttaacttgctcatgcaattcaagttcacaaaataattcatccaattttaCTATTGACAagtcccttgaaaccttataggcatccaccatggatgaccataatgagtttcttgggaaagattttaaggcataccttatgagatctcggttctccacactctctccaactgaatgaagaacatttaggagttccttgaatctcccatgtagtgagcttatcgtttctccatccttcattgtgaagttttgaagttgatttatcaagaggtctctctttgcaattcttgaatccttggtgccttcatttagctcaatgagcttgtcccataaatccttggcactcttgaaaggtccaaccttgttgagttgttccAAACTCAACCCACACTGGAGAGTCACTATTGCcttagcatttgcttgagcctttaATTTTTGTTCAATGGtccaccttgatgattcaagcatttttccattttcagttggcgccGTGAATTCCTCCGTGATTGAGAATCACATGTCAATTTCagtcatgagatagtgttccatgcgactcttccaatacGTGAAATTACTGctttcatagaatggtggtcatgaagtactatgtccctccttcaatgacatcttgtagctctttaacttgtgctttcttggcggtgaatcctcaaaagcaaaccaacgctctgataccacttgttaggatcggttgagctagagggggggggggggggggaatgacTCACTTCATTTTCTTGATCAATTTACTCTTTTGCAGCGGAcacttgaaggcaatgctaactcttgtatttacttggtatccacctcctcaaggaggtgactagtccaaggatccacaccactcaccactcttccactatcaaaaccctccttctcggaatcacacagaaggtggagaaaccttacaagattacaactctccctctccaaagtaaagatcacaaacactacaatgaagaagagaagaaggatcaCAAACTTTAACCGACTTCTTCTTTGCAAGTGAGACTTCAGAAAGTGGCGGAGAGGAGAGCTTGAACACTTTTCAAATCTTGATCACTTGAAGGATTTCTGAAAACCtttgagagcaatggaacagtattttCTTTTTGGATatcttgttttctttttcttccacgcTTTTAAACGTCGAGAAAACTAGCCATTTCTCACGTAGCCGTCGCCATAAATCGATTGGGCTTGTATTCTAATCGATTCAAAGGTATCCGTTGAGTGTTGTCATGTTAAGATTAACGGCGTAGATCATCTGATTTGAACCTTAATCGATTGAGATTTTGCCTTGATCGATTCAGACGTGCTATGCTTCATCGCAGAATCGTAGAGCCTCTttgaattgatcgaccgatcgattcaataccttgaatcgatcggctgatcgagtCAGGAGgaatctgtgcttcgcacagatcgttcaccgatcgatcggacgatcgattcaataccttgaatcgatcggctgatcgattcaggaggattttgtgcttcgcacagaaccttactgatcgatcggctgatcgattgactccccttcaatcgatcagctgatcgattcagaggtatTCTGCCTCACAgttatgtctgaatcgatttacaAATCAATTTCTGACAGTGAGCTTAACACACATCTAATCTTCTGACTTacaggagcttctcttgccaagaatccggtccccgaccttcttgacttctcttgccttgcatctggtcttctgcaAGTAAGCAATAActtctttttgccaagaatccagtcctcgaccttcttggacttcttttgCATCTAGTCTTCcaacctgcaagaaactcctcctgcaaactcacaatgcatgttaaatccaacgtattaacctaaacttaaataattgtcaatacattgaaacttccagggcatcattgcaccaacattatGTTCACTTTGTATTCAACATGAAGCTAAAAGGTGTTTTGTACATATTAAAGACTCTTTGGTGGTTTTTTTAGTTTCAATCTACTGCTCTTTTTAGCATCTTTATCctgctataatgttattctttaagATTATGTTGCATTGATTTCTAAAAGCTGCATGACATCTCTCTACTCTGCCTTTAAAACTAACGATTTATGTTGTTTCAGGTAATTACTGCAGTCATTCTACTATAGTTGGTGAAAACCTTAACGTGTTCAtgactttaaaataatatattccaGATTTTCGTAAGGTGAGGACACAAATTTAATGAGAAATATACTTTATAAGATGTTAACATCTAAATTGGTATCCTATGCATCAGCTTGATAATGTAATAGATCTTGAGATtcaaagaggaagaaatagacttgtttctttaaatggtgaaacttaaattaaagattatAAAGTCAACTGATGTAACATGCCACTCCACTTCTCTTTTTATGATTTAGCTCATGATCAATGTAAACTTAAAGTATTAATCCAAAGCCTATGGTAACTTTctggattcatttttatttaatgcattctttcctttaatggtcccttttagaatttaatgtatgacttactccttagcatcatatggagtgtgtggggacgtttgcattagattgtaccttttagaattaatgctgcttgatcactgggaaaaataatgtttgcatggtttataatagaatctttgtatgcaatgacatagaatgaaaattctgcttaataagaaatttaagagccaccgtattgtttcaagaggttaccatttatgttacatagataaTGCTTTTTACACCTCTGTTagatgactatatcaaatggtttttatggttatgtaacatttatgcgGTTCAATTAGAATCACGTGtacagtttagtttctaatttgtaatatatatctttattcgaataggtATCCTCAAGAGTATTgagaagaatgccgacaagctaaaaaactggagagactttaacaaattaaggagcactaggagctgcaatccctcctcttcaccgacatctaagtagaaaatctcgtgttatattgttctacctttgttttaatagtgttatcattttgttggttgcttataaaattttgttggttgcttatgaaatttcttcagaatgttatagatattatttttgaatgttagaaaattatatattaaattttattttgaaatttagtattttgaataatttataatattagaaaattgtgtattaattttttttatttttatctaaaaaagacaacgatttttcaccgttgtcgtagatagtttaaaactgttgttgaagaccctattATTAAAGGTAGATGCTCAAAGACAACtatgaaaaactgttgtctttaaaggaaaagacaacagtttttcaccgttgtaaaatgttgtctttgcctttaaagacaacggttaaaaactgttgtctttgggcaccccttttagcaacacgacatttaacaacagttctaaaggggctacgacaacggtgaaaaacagttgttgttaggcttttttcttgtagtggtgattgcctcttgaaccttgagagaataCTCTCAagcgccttcaagaactggcggtgaaagtCGGAGAAGCTCGTTGAAGATGGCAGAAAAATCGCAGGAAGAAGAACCCAAAGttctggcgaagaaaacgctccgtcCAGGATATATAcagtgcctccaatcgattgaaatcaaccccaatcgattgccatgtcagcaccgctccatcgcagccgtccatcacctgcatcctacacaacggtcgaatctcaatcgatcggccaatcgatcgggacaatctgaatcgatccaccgaccgattcagatgctttctgtgttctcacgatcgcgcgagaactcccagctccaatcgatcgatcgattgattggagattcccaatcgattgcccgatcgattgggaaggcctctgtgctcgcgactcatgctcccaatcgatcgaccaatcaattgggtcatttcttccttcgcagcacactccaatcgatcggctgatcaattggaccCTGGTTTAATCAattgcctaatcgattgaccatcTTGGACTTGcctcaatctcaagtccaaagtcttcaacccaactcccggtcagccgtgacctgttgggtctccatgcctagcatttggccacacccgaccaacctcgaactagccttctagcctcctccatcaacctcgcatctctcggatatctccctatccttcacgccttgccttcagaagcttccttcggcctcatcctagttgtcgggttctccttgccaa contains:
- the LOC122029278 gene encoding B3 domain-containing protein Os03g0120900-like translates to MVIQPAPSSSSPSLLASLWMAAGGGGDNWPPEHMFDKVVTPSDVGKLNRLVIPKQCAERFFPLEPEMADKGVVLCFEDAGGERWSFRYSYWHSSQSYVMTKGWSRFVKDKNLHAEDTVSFLRATAGSRLFIDLHHRLPPPGVAPWGGHTAADHLVRYGRTLPVLPLQPIIGSVKQTASDDDDDDDVTVLDSVPVVIGAVMPTPKAAPKRLRLFGVNLEYCSDLPPPDSSMQQQLRPLED